In the Halictus rubicundus isolate RS-2024b chromosome 12, iyHalRubi1_principal, whole genome shotgun sequence genome, AAGTACTTGATGCAGTTGCGCAATTTGCCTACGAGGTGAACGCAGCGATAAATAACATGTAATTATTTTAACTCAACAACTGATATAACTCACAgattaatttcattattctgTAATGGCGTATTCTCGTCGGGAAAAtctaattttctgttaatagGCGTGGTTGAAGAAACTGTACTGCTATTTCGCGGTACCTCAGGCGTTTCTGTAGCTGGTGGTGCTTCGTTATTGTCTGTTAACAGTGATTTATTTGCATCCTCCTATTAAATATGATACATATTTAAATCTTTTTATTGACAGAATATGTTTCTTCAACATTACTGTTAAGAATTGTACACTTCATATACAACTTAATATTTACagacaaaaatagaaaaatacttACGTTTGGATCTTGACcttgatttttcaatttttgccaCAATTGTCTTTTCAATTCGGAAAGAGGCTGCAATTTCAGCGATATTAAGATGAGTTTTCGCGCGATGTTATTATGTAGAATCAGAAATGCAATATACATACCGTGCTAAGCGCTCTCTTTTTCAAGGGAGGCTCCTCCACCCTTAAATCTGGAAAATTGTTGATCCATTTGACCCATCCTTTCCTTGTGTCCGGTGATGGGTCTGATTTAAACACCTGTCCGTATGGTGTTTCAGGCGTCGACACGTGGAACGGAGACTGTGGAGTCTTGTTCATAAGCAagctgagtcgtttatttattaGCGTGTCGCCCGAATTGCTGTCTTGACTCTGGAATAAGAATAATGTAGAAGAATTCCGTCTACAACGTAAATTAACTGTGCCTACCTGTAAATTTGATAAATGACGTTTCGGAGTAATAAAGTTGTCGTTTGCCACATTGCCTGGAGGACCCATTTGACTTATACCGGAACTAGATGCACTCGCGTTTGCAGTCTCGTCCAATTTCTCGGGAGCTATTATTAAACCGTCAAACTACCTTTACGCATTCATATTATATTGGAACATGGTTTTATTGAGACAGCACGTACCCATAGTCTCCCCGACAAGGTACGGAGCCTCATGGACACGTTTCATTTGAGCTGCACAAGCTCTCAGCCACTCGGCTGTGACAGCTGGTAATTTCCATTTCACCGCAGCATTGTATTTATTCCCTTCCGGCGTCGGGCAGACCAAATGCGTACTTCCATACGTGTTCTTTTCAAGATTCGTTTTACGTACAAAAATATCCTGGCACCTAAAACCAAtagtatttcaattttcattgttcgttggaattattttattaataacaaAGGTCTCGTACATGGCACCCAATTCTGTAGCCAGCGTTGCAAGGAACGTTCTTTCTATACCAGTATACATGCTCATCGTGATAACGCAACCTGACAATGGGTTCGAATGTTTCTTTATAGACAGAGGTCTGTGATAGTACATAATCTCGATTATTGCTTCCTGGTATATACAGTCTTCCTACAGGAAATTATCATCGTGAAGTACTCTGCGATTGCATTgatatttatatgaaaaattgcTATTTACTATAAACAAGTCGGTGACAATCTCGTTGACGGTATGTTTCAACACTGCACCACATTTCGGTACAACTCCGTAGTCTGGAATACCAGCGAACATGCTCGAAACAACTTTCCCACCCATTGCTGCTATTGATTCTGCCACAAAGCTTTCTGCGTCGGTGAAGCCGACCACGACGAACGTGTGTCCTGCGTAGTAATTCGTTAATTAATAGCATATCATCTGTGATAATCACGTATGCGGCGTTACCTTCGAATACCCTATCATTTAACGTCGATGTCTGGCTGATAGGAATAGTACTGCCATCGGCAGTACTTTCTGCCGCTCCAGATACACCTGTGCTTTTCGATAGCTTCACCTGACTCTTTCGATCGTTGACGAAAGTTTTCTCATTGTCATCCTTCGCGGGCGTGTGAGGTTTAAGGAACTCTTGTATAGTATTATCGTTTGTTGAAACTACGTTCAGAATGAGGAATATAAGTTTTCGTCGAAAGTTACACGAATAATTATTCCGCAAATACATTACCAATTGTATCTTGGAGGTATTGTTCTACAAGATCGGACTCTTTTTCCTTCTCCAACAATGCCAACTTTTTATCTATGTCGAAAGATGGTATAGACACTTTTTTCGGTTTCTGCAACATCTGCAAATTCTGAAACACATATaacttatataaaatatttgtataggAGACAAAGATTGAATTTTTTGATGCACTTACTCTCTTGCTTAATGGGGATGGAGGTTCCGGAACTTTTTCTACTACACTGTGCTTTTGTacaaatatataattttcttcTGGTGCTGGCCGTTTTAGTTTCATACTTTCCTCCAGCCATTCCAAGGTTAAAATATGAGGACTGTGCAAAATGTTTATAATATGAAAGTATAAAATTGCTAAACGAAATGTCGGTGATAACTAGAGATAACGTACCATAATCCTTTCGATTTCAACATTTTAAGGTCACTAGCGGCTTTATTTTCATCTCCGATGATAACGTGTGTTAGAGCATCCGATATATCATCCAAACGCGTTGCACTGCCTACGTTTAATATCTTGTTGAGCTTGTCTCTTTGACTGGAAGCGAATCCCGTGAGATAAATCTAAAAAATCGAAGTATCAAAGCAATTTCAAAATACTAGTGTACGATATACATTGAAGTTTGACTTACATTGCATCCATCCAAAAATGGACCGGACAATTTTGCTTCACTGAAAGTTAGCCTTTCCAAAATTGCAGCTCTGTTAACTACAAATTTAGGTAAACTTAAGATTAAACTTCCTAATGTAACAGATCAACTTCCTTAGAATCGATCACTGACCATTTGTATCTCTGGATAAAAATTCCATTGAAGAAAAATTGCTCATTGCTGTTGTTGTTAAACTTTCATCTACGCAACTCCCTTGTATGTCGCAAGGTATGGCACTTATGGCGGAACAATTAAGTGTTTCGTGTGCTACGATTTCAAAAATAAGACATAATTAATTCTTGCTTTCGGATtacggataaaataaaaatgtttgtacCATTTAATTTTTCAGGAGTCGAACATGCGTTCAGTGATTTAATTAAGAAATCTTTAAAGGGCAAGGCATAGCCGACTTGTATACTCGCGTAAACCCAATTTGGTACCAAACACGCAATGTTTGCTTGCTTTGCATATTTCAGTTTCTCACTCAAAGGACTATTTTCTGCAGCAAGTAGAACTTTAACTTTTGAACCATCCAACGCACCCATAAACGTCTAGAACCGGTAATACAAATAAATCTTGAGAACATTCAAAACACAATAAGATTATATGAAATGAATAGAATTACCCCTCCATGGTTATTAATTAACTGTTTGATTTCATCTTTCTGACGTCTTGGGAGGTTTGTCGACGTCACTACTAAATTAAGGAAAACGGAAGCCTTATATTTATCGAACATGCTATCGTCTGGCCGaacaaattcttttaaatttgtCTCCCAAATTGCTTCCACCCATTCCTTAGTGACTATTGGTATCTTCATATCTGCGGCAGTCTGTTAAACAAGATCAGTCATTAATGAAACTAAAAATCACTACACATTAATAAACTCACTTCGTATTTCGCAGACATTACGGATGCTGTTACAAGATGCGTTACGCGAGAGCGCAACTGTCTCGTGAAAATACCGCCCATGTATTCTACCAATTTTCCAATGTGCtcctacaaaattttttaattatcacGTGCTGCTAAttctataaatattaaattataggGAGCATACTTTTTCTTGCACTGCAAAACCTGTAGCACACACGCAAAGTCCTCTCATGGCTGTTGTATACACTGGACTTGTACCTTCTGGAATTGGTTCGCCGTTGACAAAGCAAAGTAGCAGGCATTTTGGTCCGACTATTCTGCAAAAATAAGAGAATTGTTTATATGCTGCAACAATAGTCTCAGGAGGGACAGTAGAAATACAAGGTGTTCAGCTCataaattttttcaatataaataaagTCGATATTTAGTTGATTCTGCTTCATTAGGCAATTCAAAGATTCTACTTACGGACATTTAAAtgtcttcaatttttcaaatgtatCACCTATAAATTCCTCTAATATGAAGACATCACTTTTAACAGGTGTCATTTTACTGCATTTCTTTTCGCTAACCCATGTTGGTTGTAGGTCATGATCACAGCATTTCTAAGAACATAGTTAACTAAATTATATCTCTGTGGTTCTTTAAATACCTTTGTTTATTAACAGATCCATTCACTAACATTAAATGCCTGCCACATGTCTTCGATACAATCATGTTCAGACTTGTATTTGCTTGGTACAACAAAATAGAGATTCACATCCGTGTCAATTTGACTCTGTTCATTAACCATGTTTACGATGAACGCACAATCGACACTTATGTAAGTACTTTAAATAATACTGGATAAATAGTACGTTGCCAGCTGCTAGACCAATGTTCTGTCAAACACAAATTTAAATCTGACATTTTTATGTGCCGCAAAAATTGACGAGTACTAAAAATGTTAATGTAAAAATGACTGCATGGAACGCTATGTAACATTGCTCGACTTCTAATTATTGAAgtcttaaattattaaataaattcgttTATTCATACCGGTGATACAAACACGCGAGATGTTAGAGAGTTCCTTACAAATAAATAGTTGTAATTATTCATTAGGTAAACGTGAAAGGTAGAATAATATGACGATACAACTATGTCACTTCAGTATACATAAATTAATTACATTCAAGAAATTCCTGTACGTTTATACAAACGTATTATCGTGACATTCTGATCCTTTTCATAACCAAAAGATAGGTTAGATTCCCACTATAAACAAATGTTTGGATCCTCATTAATTTTGAGAAGAATATCTACATACATATGTTACTCTAAACAGTGCTTAATTTACACGGTTTGTATTTCACATACGTTAAAAACATCACTGAATTGTAAATTATGTCATAAAATCAACCGTTCCGTTCAACAAAACTTCTCGCGCCCAAATCGACGATTTAAAtactacatatgtacatatgtacataaataCAGTTATATAGTTCCATTCGAAATTAACGAACAGATTATACAAGACAATTTAAAGGTATTCGAAGctgttcaaatataaaatatactgTATATTGTTCAAATGAAGTGTTTATAGATTAACATAGTAtgagaataaaaaattactattaaaaaaaaaaatatgtcaaATAGATAAGTGACAGGTGCGGAATGCTGCTAATGTTTACAAAAGAGTCTCTCCTGGAGCCCTTTTATTCTTCTGTAGacaaaatattataatactatTCTATTACTCCTCATCCTGCTGCCTTCATTgtaattcattttatttcatatttttaattttgaagTATTCTCTAATTTACTATCAGAGAGGAACCACCTCAGGCCTGTGCCAGCAGTTTGAACATTTGCCACTATGTGAGGCACCGCACCTACAGTGGCGGtttatttaaaattcgattttacaCTGGCGGAAAAGCAAGTCTTTCGCCCCGCGTTCTTGCTATCGCGAAAAGCGTTGAAGTAAATAAAACAGCTATACCGTTTTACTTAATTTTATTCTGCAGTTAATATTATATGTTCGAACGATTACTGGCTGTGCAGTAATTCTTTTTCAAAGAAAAACGTAGGCGCGTTCGCGCACGCGTATATGGTCAAACACGCTAGAATCAGGCTCATCGTCGGGATCATATTCAATGTCCATCGGATCGATTTCGGGCGGAGGTCTCGGCACTCTCAGCTTCTGATCTGGGGCCGGATGCATTAGACATGCCTCCACTTTCTCCCGGACAATCTTCTCGGTTTCATTCCCATCGATTTTCACCGCGGATTCGCCCGCGTACTGCATCATGTCAGTTACGTTCTCATCGTACTCTTGCAACTACGGTTTATCAACGATTAACCATTTTATATAGAGATGCCtaggtctattttgacccagttgataaatggaaaatttcaataaaatcctTAGTCTAATTATGACACAAGCGCCAGGGATCTTTACATCTCGTTCGACGACCAGCCTATAGTCTCTGGGGTGAACAGCTA is a window encoding:
- the Mus101 gene encoding mutagen-sensitive 101, whose translation is MVNEQSQIDTDVNLYFVVPSKYKSEHDCIEDMWQAFNKCCDHDLQPTWVSEKKCSKMTPVKSDVFILEEFIGDTFEKLKTFKCPIVGPKCLLLCFVNGEPIPEGTSPVYTTAMRGLCVCATGFAVQEKEHIGKLVEYMGGIFTRQLRSRVTHLVTASVMSAKYETAADMKIPIVTKEWVEAIWETNLKEFVRPDDSMFDKYKASVFLNLVVTSTNLPRRQKDEIKQLINNHGGTFMGALDGSKVKVLLAAENSPLSEKLKYAKQANIACLVPNWVYASIQVGYALPFKDFLIKSLNACSTPEKLNAHETLNCSAISAIPCDIQGSCVDESLTTTAMSNFSSMEFLSRDTNVNRAAILERLTFSEAKLSGPFLDGCNIYLTGFASSQRDKLNKILNVGSATRLDDISDALTHVIIGDENKAASDLKMLKSKGLCPHILTLEWLEESMKLKRPAPEENYIFVQKHSVVEKVPEPPSPLSKRNLQMLQKPKKVSIPSFDIDKKLALLEKEKESDLVEQYLQDTIVSTNDNTIQEFLKPHTPAKDDNEKTFVNDRKSQVKLSKSTGVSGAAESTADGSTIPISQTSTLNDRVFEGHTFVVVGFTDAESFVAESIAAMGGKVVSSMFAGIPDYGVVPKCGAVLKHTVNEIVTDLFIEDCIYQEAIIEIMYYHRPLSIKKHSNPLSGCVITMSMYTGIERTFLATLATELGAMCQDIFVRKTNLEKNTYGSTHLVCPTPEGNKYNAAVKWKLPAVTAEWLRACAAQMKRVHEAPYLVGETMAPEKLDETANASASSSGISQMGPPGNVANDNFITPKRHLSNLQSQDSNSGDTLINKRLSLLMNKTPQSPFHVSTPETPYGQVFKSDPSPDTRKGWVKWINNFPDLRVEEPPLKKRALSTPLSELKRQLWQKLKNQGQDPNEDANKSLLTDNNEAPPATETPEVPRNSSTVSSTTPINRKLDFPDENTPLQNNEINLQIAQLHQVLQRTSSTPENRYSLSGENANSYDAEPSDPIQKFIVKDSQPIDAIVWEDPSHSKRSTLNEEQNESIIRNDRTVEHEEYEETEEKEEEPEPPKKLKFMLSGIKDRTAYEQVIKELGGEVSLDATFDTSATHLLCIRPSRNEKMLGSIASGKWVLHCMYLRDSEQEGKFLDEEKYEWGNPKSKGVIPDPTGEVEVMIAAAAYKWRLQLLKKPFGPFHNMVALLLASGDKHDQFKRLIEAGGGKVVQARPPYDTSPNGKKITHCFVNLRQVSQPIDWAMLASKGILCFMPQYLSDYLTAQTPLSPRECVIPEFKKYLTLLPK